The following are encoded together in the Streptomyces tsukubensis genome:
- a CDS encoding alpha/beta fold hydrolase, giving the protein MSSPSSDTNTTTPVTAGAPDVTDGRIRAILRTDDGVVIEAAYEAGPVNPEGTVIVLAHGFTGDLDRPHVRRAARAFAQRAAVITFSFRGHGRSSGRSTVGDREVRDLAAAVAWGRSLGHRHVVTVGFSMGGSVVLRHAALHRADGPATGAEHGGRTEARAAARCAARIGSAGDGGGPAGDGGPGGTKGTAEASTLGDTDPVGVAAGADVAAGDVRAGTDATAGADVRAGADVRAGADVRAGADAVYATDAVVSVSAPARWYYRGTAPMRRLHWLVTRPVGRVVGRYGLRTRIHDRDWDPVPLSPVESVPLIAPTPLLIVHGDRDPYFPLDHPRMLAAAADGGAELWLEPGMGHAENAAGEGLLARIAQWAAEAV; this is encoded by the coding sequence ATGAGTTCCCCGTCGTCGGACACGAACACGACAACCCCTGTGACAGCTGGTGCACCCGACGTGACCGACGGTCGGATTCGGGCGATATTGCGTACGGATGACGGGGTGGTGATCGAGGCCGCGTACGAGGCGGGCCCCGTAAACCCCGAGGGGACTGTGATCGTCCTCGCACATGGATTCACCGGGGACCTCGACCGGCCGCACGTCCGCCGGGCCGCTCGGGCGTTCGCCCAGCGTGCGGCCGTGATCACGTTCTCCTTCCGGGGCCACGGCCGCTCCTCGGGCCGCTCCACCGTCGGCGACAGGGAGGTACGGGACCTCGCCGCGGCCGTGGCGTGGGGGCGGTCGCTCGGGCACCGGCATGTGGTGACCGTGGGCTTCTCGATGGGCGGATCGGTCGTCCTGCGCCACGCGGCGCTGCACCGCGCGGACGGCCCGGCGACGGGCGCGGAGCATGGGGGGCGCACTGAAGCGCGGGCGGCAGCGCGCTGCGCGGCGCGGATCGGGTCGGCGGGGGACGGCGGCGGGCCTGCCGGGGACGGTGGGCCGGGCGGGACGAAGGGGACGGCCGAGGCGAGCACGCTGGGCGATACGGACCCGGTGGGCGTGGCGGCAGGGGCGGATGTGGCGGCCGGGGACGTGAGGGCCGGGACGGACGCGACGGCCGGGGCGGACGTGAGGGCAGGGGCGGACGTGAGGGCAGGGGCGGACGTGAGGGCCGGGGCGGACGCGGTGTACGCGACCGACGCCGTCGTCTCCGTCAGTGCGCCCGCCCGTTGGTACTACCGGGGCACCGCCCCCATGCGACGCCTGCACTGGCTGGTCACCCGCCCCGTGGGCAGGGTCGTCGGGCGGTACGGACTGCGCACCCGTATCCACGACCGCGACTGGGACCCGGTGCCGCTCTCACCCGTCGAGTCGGTGCCGCTGATCGCCCCGACACCGCTGCTCATCGTGCACGGGGACCGCGACCCGTACTTCCCGCTCGACCACCCCCGCATGTTGGCCGCCGCGGCGGACGGCGGCGCGGAACTGTGGCTGGAGCCGGGCATGGGCCACGCGGAGAACGCGGCAGGAGAAGGACTGCTCGCGCGCATCGCCCAATGGGCGGCCGAAGCGGTCTGA
- a CDS encoding LmeA family phospholipid-binding protein has translation MRALRILVTVVLVLGVLFVVGDRIAVHYAEGEAASRVRSSEHLASDPDVSIHGFPFLTQAAGKKLDDVEIGIKGYEATAQDAKIRIATIDAHMRGVRFSGDYSSATADSASGTAVVSYAELLKAAQAEPIKLAPGVTAKVAGLSDGGDGRLKLSVEATVLGAKVGPIAVLCSAQVSGSTVRLHADSVPDLGVPVAERSIRDLTDFGQKIEGLPGGIALDKVRAGKDGVEIGVTGSELKLIG, from the coding sequence ATGCGCGCACTGCGAATACTGGTGACAGTCGTCCTCGTGCTTGGCGTCCTCTTCGTGGTGGGTGATCGGATCGCCGTGCACTACGCGGAGGGCGAGGCCGCGAGCCGGGTGCGGTCGAGCGAGCACCTCGCGAGCGACCCGGACGTCTCCATCCACGGCTTCCCCTTCCTGACCCAGGCGGCCGGCAAGAAGCTGGATGACGTGGAGATCGGCATCAAGGGGTACGAGGCCACCGCGCAGGACGCGAAGATCCGTATCGCCACGATCGACGCCCACATGCGGGGCGTCCGCTTCTCCGGGGACTACAGCTCCGCGACGGCGGACAGCGCGAGCGGCACCGCCGTCGTCTCCTACGCCGAACTCCTCAAGGCCGCACAGGCCGAGCCGATCAAGCTCGCCCCTGGCGTCACCGCGAAGGTGGCGGGGCTCTCCGACGGAGGCGACGGCAGGCTCAAACTCTCCGTCGAGGCCACCGTCCTCGGGGCGAAGGTCGGGCCCATCGCGGTGCTGTGCTCGGCCCAGGTGTCGGGGTCCACCGTGCGGTTGCACGCCGACTCCGTGCCCGACCTGGGAGTTCCCGTCGCGGAGCGGAGCATCAGGGACCTCACCGACTTCGGCCAGAAGATCGAGGGACTGCCCGGCGGGATCGCCCTCGACAAGGTGCGCGCGGGCAAGGACGGTGTGGAGATCGGCGTAACGGGTTCGGAGCTGAAACTCATCGGGTAG
- a CDS encoding S1C family serine protease produces MTDNSPRLDGEYPESSQSSTAYDGGMYGAAAYPPPPAYAPAPQPAPAARHRRLRGPLGLFAAVAVAAAAIGGGTAYGIQELTGSDSSTTTSVAGTTVSANSKGTVSGVAAAVSPAIVEVGAASDSGQSTGAGIVVTSGGEIVTNNHVVSGASSIKVTMNTGKSYTASVVGTDSSKDLALIKLKGASGLKAATLGDSSGLKVGDPVVAIGSPEGLSGTVTSGIVSALNRDVTVAKDEGQGDSGSQQGQGQGQGGDEWPFQYGGRQYNGDTGSSTTTYKAIQTDASLNPGNSGGALIDMNGNIVGINSAMYGSGSSSGESSSAGSVGLGFAIPVNTLKADLDHLRSGSTD; encoded by the coding sequence ATGACCGACAACAGCCCCCGCCTCGACGGCGAGTACCCCGAGTCTTCTCAGTCCTCCACTGCGTACGACGGCGGTATGTACGGCGCTGCCGCGTACCCGCCTCCCCCGGCGTACGCCCCGGCGCCGCAGCCCGCCCCCGCGGCGAGGCACCGCAGGCTCAGGGGCCCGCTCGGTCTGTTCGCCGCGGTCGCCGTGGCCGCGGCGGCGATCGGCGGCGGTACGGCCTACGGCATCCAGGAGCTCACCGGCTCCGACTCCTCGACGACCACCTCGGTCGCGGGCACCACGGTCTCCGCGAACAGCAAGGGCACCGTCTCCGGTGTGGCGGCCGCGGTCAGCCCCGCGATCGTCGAGGTCGGCGCGGCCTCCGACAGCGGGCAGTCGACCGGTGCCGGGATAGTCGTGACGAGCGGCGGCGAGATCGTCACCAACAACCACGTCGTCTCGGGGGCCTCCTCGATCAAGGTGACGATGAACACCGGCAAGAGCTACACCGCCAGTGTCGTGGGCACCGACAGCTCCAAGGACCTGGCGCTGATCAAGCTCAAGGGCGCCTCGGGGCTCAAGGCGGCGACCCTCGGCGACTCCAGTGGCCTCAAGGTCGGTGACCCCGTCGTCGCGATCGGCTCCCCCGAAGGGCTCAGCGGCACCGTGACCAGCGGCATCGTCTCCGCCCTCAACCGTGACGTGACCGTCGCGAAGGACGAGGGCCAGGGAGACAGCGGCAGCCAGCAGGGACAAGGGCAGGGGCAGGGCGGTGACGAGTGGCCGTTCCAGTACGGCGGCAGGCAGTACAACGGTGACACCGGCTCGTCCACCACGACGTACAAGGCGATCCAGACCGACGCGTCCCTCAACCCCGGCAACTCCGGCGGCGCCCTCATCGACATGAACGGGAACATCGTCGGCATCAACTCGGCGATGTACGGGTCAGGTTCATCGAGCGGCGAGTCCAGCAGCGCGGGCAGCGTCGGGCTCGGCTTCGCCATCCCCGTCAACACCCTCAAGGCCGACCTCGACCACCTCCGCTCCGGCAGCACCGACTGA
- a CDS encoding HAMP domain-containing sensor histidine kinase, producing MIGRFRSLPLRSRLALLVAAAVAIAVATAAVVCWFIVRGVLTDSLDESLRQNRLTPDQVSSLVSPEGQCANVQPGPNIIKQTIQVVDPNGRNCVVVGSHPLKVSDSDIAVADGRQSDSKHNARASNGTEYRALTYPVSRLGVAVTVARPMSEVTDPLGSLVLVLSLVAGAGILSAGAAGLWVARTGLRPVDQLTEAVEHVARTEDLTVRIPVEGDDEIARLSRSFNSMAASLASSRDLQQQLIADAGHELRTPLTSLRTNVELLARSEDTGRAIPPEDRRALLKSVKAQMTELAALIGDLQELSRPEAAQQGPVEVVGLHEIARTALERARLRGPELTITADLSPWYVRAHRAALERAIVNILDNAVKFSPQGATIDVALTDGELTVRDHGPGIPADELPYVFDRFWRSSTARSLPGSGLGLSIVARTVQQCGGDVTLAPAEPDGTLATVRIPGAPVPPPELP from the coding sequence GTGATCGGTAGATTCCGCTCGCTGCCCCTGCGCTCACGGCTGGCGCTGCTGGTCGCGGCGGCGGTGGCCATCGCGGTCGCGACGGCGGCGGTTGTCTGCTGGTTCATCGTGCGCGGTGTGCTGACCGACTCGCTGGACGAATCGCTGAGGCAGAACCGGCTGACACCCGACCAGGTGTCGAGCCTGGTCTCGCCCGAGGGGCAGTGCGCCAACGTCCAGCCGGGCCCCAACATCATCAAGCAGACCATCCAGGTGGTCGACCCCAACGGCCGCAACTGCGTCGTCGTCGGCTCCCACCCCCTCAAGGTGTCCGACTCCGACATCGCGGTCGCGGACGGCAGGCAGTCGGACAGCAAACACAACGCGAGGGCGTCCAACGGCACCGAGTACCGCGCGCTGACGTACCCCGTCTCTCGCCTGGGGGTCGCGGTGACGGTGGCCAGGCCGATGAGCGAGGTCACCGACCCGCTCGGCAGCCTGGTCCTCGTCCTGTCCCTGGTCGCGGGTGCGGGCATCCTCAGCGCGGGCGCGGCGGGACTGTGGGTGGCCCGCACCGGGCTGCGCCCCGTGGACCAGCTCACCGAGGCGGTCGAGCATGTGGCCCGTACCGAGGATCTGACCGTCCGCATCCCCGTCGAGGGCGACGACGAGATCGCGAGGCTGTCCCGCTCCTTCAACTCGATGGCCGCCTCCCTGGCCTCCTCGCGCGACCTCCAGCAGCAGCTCATCGCCGACGCGGGCCACGAGCTGCGCACCCCGCTGACCTCCCTGCGGACCAACGTCGAACTCCTCGCCCGCAGCGAGGACACCGGCAGGGCCATCCCGCCGGAGGACCGCAGGGCTCTGCTGAAATCCGTGAAGGCGCAGATGACGGAATTGGCGGCGCTCATCGGCGACCTCCAGGAACTCTCCCGCCCCGAAGCGGCCCAGCAGGGCCCGGTGGAGGTCGTCGGGCTCCACGAGATCGCCCGCACGGCACTGGAACGCGCCCGTCTGCGCGGCCCCGAGCTGACGATCACGGCCGACCTCAGCCCTTGGTACGTCCGCGCCCACCGGGCGGCGCTCGAACGGGCCATCGTCAACATCCTGGACAACGCGGTGAAGTTCAGCCCGCAGGGCGCCACCATCGATGTGGCCCTGACCGACGGCGAACTGACCGTACGCGACCACGGCCCCGGCATCCCCGCCGACGAACTCCCGTACGTCTTCGACCGCTTCTGGCGCTCCTCGACAGCGAGGAGCCTCCCGGGCTCCGGCCTGGGCCTGTCGATCGTGGCCCGCACGGTCCAACAGTGCGGCGGGGACGTGACCCTGGCCCCGGCGGAGCCCGACGGCACACTGGCGACGGTACGGATCCCGGGGGCGCCGGTGCCCCCGCCCGAGCTGCCCTGA
- a CDS encoding LacI family DNA-binding transcriptional regulator, with the protein MAKVTRDDVARLAGTSTAVVSYVINNGPRPVAPATRERVLAAINELGYRPDRVAQAMASRRTDLIGMIVPDARQPFFAEMAHAVEQAAAERGKMVLVGNSDYLDEREVHYLRAFLGMRVSGLILVSQGPSETAAAEIDAWDARIVLLHRRPDAIDDVAVVTDDVGGAQLATRHLLEHGNPYVACLGGTATTPPVGDPVSDHVEGWSRAMNEAGLSTEGRLFQAPYNRYDAYQVALGLLAGPHRPPAIVCATDDQAFGVLRAARELRIDVPGELAVAGFDDVKEAGLTDPPLTTVASDRPAMARSAVDLVLDDALRVAGSRRERLKVFPSRLVVRRSCGCH; encoded by the coding sequence GTGGCCAAGGTGACGCGGGACGACGTGGCACGGCTTGCGGGTACTTCGACCGCCGTCGTGAGCTACGTCATCAACAATGGACCCCGGCCGGTCGCCCCGGCCACGCGCGAGCGTGTGCTCGCCGCCATCAACGAGCTGGGTTACCGGCCCGACCGCGTCGCGCAGGCCATGGCCTCGCGCCGCACCGATCTCATAGGCATGATCGTCCCCGACGCGCGACAACCCTTCTTCGCGGAGATGGCACACGCCGTCGAACAGGCGGCGGCCGAACGCGGAAAAATGGTCCTCGTCGGCAACTCCGACTATCTGGACGAACGCGAGGTCCACTATCTGCGGGCCTTCCTCGGCATGCGGGTCTCCGGGCTGATCCTGGTCAGCCAGGGTCCGAGCGAGACGGCCGCAGCGGAGATCGACGCGTGGGACGCCAGGATCGTACTGCTGCACCGCCGTCCCGACGCGATCGACGACGTGGCGGTCGTGACGGACGACGTCGGCGGCGCCCAGCTCGCCACCCGCCACCTCCTTGAGCACGGCAACCCCTACGTCGCCTGCCTGGGCGGCACCGCGACGACCCCGCCCGTGGGAGACCCCGTCTCCGACCACGTGGAGGGGTGGAGCCGTGCGATGAACGAGGCGGGACTCTCCACCGAGGGCCGGCTCTTCCAGGCCCCTTACAACCGCTACGACGCCTACCAGGTGGCGCTGGGCCTGCTCGCGGGTCCGCACCGGCCGCCCGCCATCGTCTGCGCCACCGACGACCAGGCCTTCGGGGTGCTGCGGGCCGCGCGGGAACTCCGTATCGACGTCCCCGGCGAGCTGGCCGTGGCCGGGTTCGACGACGTGAAGGAAGCCGGTCTCACCGACCCGCCGCTGACGACCGTCGCCTCCGATCGCCCCGCGATGGCACGCTCCGCGGTCGACCTCGTCCTCGACGACGCCCTGCGGGTCGCGGGCTCGCGCAGGGAGCGGCTGAAGGTCTTCCCCTCGCGGCTGGTCGTACGCCGCTCCTGCGGCTGCCACTGA
- a CDS encoding MoaD/ThiS family protein produces MAVGTMRYWAAAKAAAGRAEEPYDAETLAEALAQARVRHPGELSLVLSRCSFLIDGDPVGARGHETVRLAEGGTVEVLPPFAGG; encoded by the coding sequence ATGGCGGTCGGCACCATGCGCTACTGGGCGGCGGCCAAGGCCGCGGCCGGTCGCGCCGAGGAGCCGTACGACGCGGAGACCCTGGCGGAGGCGCTCGCGCAGGCGCGCGTACGCCATCCCGGGGAGCTGTCCCTCGTCCTGTCCCGCTGCTCGTTCCTCATCGACGGGGACCCCGTGGGTGCCCGCGGGCATGAGACGGTACGGCTGGCCGAGGGCGGCACGGTCGAGGTGCTCCCGCCGTTCGCAGGAGGGTGA
- a CDS encoding bifunctional metallophosphatase/5'-nucleotidase, with translation MSVTPLHPGRRSARLLAVAAGLAVVGALGAAGPAGARPGDDGHGGRGGHHGQGGGDHRTVDVQMLSFNDFHGNLEPPAGSSGQVTEEQPDGTSKAVDAGGAEYLASSLRSAREGHPYSVTAAAGDLIGASPLLSGLFHDEPTIEAMNKLGLDVTSVGNHEFDEGSAELSRMQNGGCHPTAGCYEKGERFQGADFPYLAANVTNEKTGRTVLKPYTVWKKKGVKIGFIGVTLEGTPDIVSADGVKGLKFHDEIETVNKYAKELDRQGVKSIVALIHEGGAPASTAYNYDCDSPGAGDGISGPITTIAKGITPKVDALVTGHTHQAYVCDIPDPAGNPRIVTSASSFGKLYTDTTLTYDKRTKDIVRTGVRAAGSGGVTSANHVVSRTGQKAADITSLIARWNKLAAPVANTPVGYIAGDIPGRGAATPESPLGDLIADAQLAHATSLDPESDLALMNPGGIRSDLVFKASGAEGDGVVTYGESFTVQPFSNTVNLVSLTGAQVVTALKQQVSAANEASPKILQVSKGLTYTLDMTKSGADRVDAGTVRLGGAPIDPAATYRVAMNSFLAGGGDGFTELGKGTQPLVGSDDLKAFNDYLTANSSAGDPLETPAADRITVVK, from the coding sequence ATGTCAGTCACACCACTCCATCCTGGACGCCGCTCCGCGCGGCTCCTCGCCGTCGCGGCGGGGCTGGCGGTCGTCGGCGCGCTGGGCGCCGCCGGGCCCGCGGGCGCGAGACCGGGCGACGACGGGCACGGCGGCCGGGGCGGCCATCACGGGCAGGGCGGCGGCGACCACCGTACGGTCGACGTGCAGATGCTGTCGTTCAACGACTTCCACGGGAATCTGGAGCCGCCCGCGGGCTCGTCGGGCCAGGTGACGGAGGAGCAGCCGGACGGCACCTCGAAGGCGGTCGACGCGGGCGGCGCGGAGTACCTGGCCTCGTCGTTGCGGTCGGCGCGCGAGGGACACCCGTACAGCGTCACGGCGGCCGCGGGCGACCTGATCGGGGCCAGCCCGTTGCTGTCGGGGCTCTTCCACGACGAGCCGACCATCGAGGCGATGAACAAGCTCGGCCTCGACGTCACCAGTGTGGGCAACCACGAGTTCGACGAGGGCTCCGCCGAGCTGTCCCGTATGCAGAACGGCGGCTGTCACCCCACCGCGGGCTGCTACGAGAAGGGCGAGAGGTTCCAGGGCGCCGACTTCCCCTACCTCGCGGCGAACGTCACGAACGAGAAGACCGGCAGGACGGTCCTCAAGCCGTACACCGTGTGGAAGAAGAAGGGGGTGAAGATCGGCTTCATCGGGGTGACCCTTGAGGGGACCCCCGACATCGTGTCGGCCGACGGCGTCAAGGGGCTCAAGTTCCACGACGAGATCGAGACGGTCAACAAGTATGCCAAGGAACTGGACCGGCAGGGCGTGAAGTCCATCGTCGCGCTCATCCACGAGGGCGGCGCCCCGGCGAGTACGGCCTACAACTACGACTGCGACTCGCCCGGTGCGGGAGACGGAATCTCCGGGCCCATCACCACCATCGCCAAGGGGATCACCCCCAAGGTCGACGCGCTCGTCACCGGCCACACCCACCAGGCGTACGTGTGCGACATCCCGGACCCCGCGGGCAACCCGAGGATCGTCACCTCGGCTTCGTCGTTCGGCAAGCTCTACACCGACACGACGCTGACCTACGACAAGAGGACCAAGGACATCGTGCGGACCGGGGTGCGTGCCGCGGGCAGCGGCGGAGTCACCTCCGCCAACCACGTGGTGAGCAGGACCGGGCAGAAGGCCGCCGACATCACCTCGCTGATCGCCCGGTGGAACAAGCTCGCCGCGCCCGTCGCCAACACCCCCGTCGGGTACATCGCGGGTGACATCCCGGGGCGTGGGGCGGCCACTCCTGAGTCGCCGCTCGGTGACCTCATCGCGGACGCGCAACTCGCGCACGCCACCTCGCTGGACCCGGAGTCGGACCTCGCGCTGATGAACCCGGGAGGTATCCGCTCCGACCTCGTGTTCAAGGCGAGCGGCGCGGAGGGAGACGGGGTGGTGACGTACGGGGAGTCGTTCACCGTGCAGCCGTTCAGCAATACGGTCAATCTCGTCTCGCTGACCGGCGCGCAGGTGGTGACGGCGTTGAAGCAGCAGGTCAGTGCCGCGAACGAGGCTTCGCCGAAGATTCTCCAGGTCTCCAAGGGGCTCACTTACACGCTGGACATGACCAAGTCGGGCGCGGACCGGGTGGACGCGGGCACGGTACGGCTGGGCGGTGCGCCGATCGACCCCGCCGCCACCTACCGCGTGGCGATGAACTCGTTCCTGGCGGGCGGCGGCGACGGATTCACCGAGTTGGGCAAGGGCACACAGCCGTTGGTGGGCAGCGACGACCTCAAGGCGTTCAACGACTACCTGACGGCCAACTCGTCGGCGGGCGACCCTCTGGAGACCCCGGCCGCTGACCGCATCACCGTCGTGAAGTGA
- a CDS encoding LmeA family phospholipid-binding protein, producing MRSPHRISTSPQYPQPTTQPDPPPGGAPGGDLRGGPHAASADTVGAGQTGLRDETPPYGHDYGGLRDPSGANTYGNPYDELGALAGNPLDDVLREDPRGPDGLDGPFDPYEGERVGEEEWEPPNHRRGTRRRNRFAGLPLALKAVVAIVALAAFLALGDRWAVLYAEHEAADQLKKSMHLTAAPEVDIDGFPFVTQVAAKRLDSVKVTVPDVAADRVSLAKVSATATGIHIHGDLPSSLKGADVSDVHGEVLLSFDDLNRELGASQVTFSSQGSDRVLARGTLPVAGHNLRVRADARIQRSGDRAVATSIGGMRLDIGDLATYRPGTGPGEGLHLSQKSARNIRERTEKVKALFEVPAVVDRLGVPKSAVNRALHDENKLHKMAGTPRFARQLMKLNLIDVAMDHPELLQRLGLDPDLLGGLSELTKPKLADQLSLGFELPDLPTGDGDIRLRDVKVEKEGIRVDLAGQGLTFGK from the coding sequence ATGCGTTCCCCCCACCGCATATCCACGTCCCCGCAGTATCCGCAGCCCACGACACAGCCCGATCCCCCGCCAGGCGGTGCCCCGGGCGGTGATCTGCGGGGCGGCCCCCACGCCGCCTCAGCCGACACCGTCGGCGCTGGTCAGACGGGTTTGCGCGATGAGACGCCCCCGTACGGTCACGACTACGGCGGCCTCCGGGACCCCTCGGGCGCGAACACCTACGGCAACCCGTACGACGAGCTGGGCGCCCTCGCGGGCAACCCCCTCGACGACGTGCTGCGCGAGGACCCCCGCGGACCCGACGGGCTGGACGGACCCTTCGACCCCTACGAGGGGGAGCGCGTCGGCGAGGAGGAGTGGGAGCCGCCCAACCACCGCAGGGGCACGAGGCGCCGCAACCGTTTCGCGGGGCTGCCCCTCGCGCTGAAGGCGGTCGTCGCGATCGTCGCCCTGGCCGCGTTCCTCGCCCTCGGCGACCGCTGGGCGGTGCTCTACGCGGAGCACGAGGCGGCCGACCAGCTCAAGAAGTCGATGCACCTGACGGCCGCGCCCGAGGTGGACATCGACGGCTTCCCCTTCGTCACGCAGGTCGCCGCCAAACGCCTCGACTCGGTGAAGGTCACCGTGCCCGATGTCGCGGCCGACCGGGTCTCGCTCGCCAAGGTCTCCGCGACGGCCACGGGTATCCACATCCACGGCGATTTGCCGTCGTCGCTGAAGGGCGCGGACGTCTCCGATGTGCACGGCGAGGTGCTGCTCTCCTTCGACGACCTGAACCGTGAACTGGGCGCCTCGCAGGTGACGTTCAGCAGCCAGGGGAGTGACCGTGTCCTGGCTCGGGGGACCCTGCCCGTGGCCGGCCACAATCTGCGGGTCAGGGCCGACGCGCGGATCCAGCGGTCGGGCGACCGGGCTGTCGCGACCAGCATCGGCGGTATGCGGCTCGACATCGGCGACCTGGCGACCTACCGGCCGGGCACCGGGCCTGGCGAGGGACTGCACCTGAGCCAGAAGTCCGCGCGGAACATCCGTGAGCGGACGGAGAAGGTGAAGGCCCTCTTCGAGGTTCCCGCCGTGGTCGACCGGCTGGGTGTGCCGAAGTCGGCGGTGAACCGGGCCCTGCACGACGAGAACAAGCTCCACAAGATGGCAGGTACCCCGCGCTTCGCACGTCAGTTGATGAAGCTCAACCTCATCGACGTGGCGATGGACCACCCGGAACTGCTCCAACGCCTCGGCCTCGACCCCGACCTCCTCGGCGGCCTCTCCGAACTCACCAAGCCCAAACTCGCCGACCAGCTCTCCCTGGGCTTCGAACTACCCGACCTGCCCACGGGGGACGGGGACATACGCCTCAGGGACGTGAAGGTCGAGAAGGAGGGCATCAGGGTCGATCTGGCGGGGCAGGGGCTGACGTTCGGGAAGTAG
- a CDS encoding putative leader peptide encodes MRYSLSGPRRRGQADLTKRRAIDLCRVAAMLCRDA; translated from the coding sequence ATGCGGTATTCACTGAGCGGTCCCCGGCGCAGGGGACAGGCGGATCTGACGAAGCGGCGGGCCATCGACCTGTGCCGCGTCGCCGCCATGCTCTGTCGCGACGCCTGA
- a CDS encoding response regulator transcription factor, which translates to MSPAEGERDREQQRILIVDDEPAVREALQRSLAFEGYGTEVAVDGHDALEKAAAYRPDLVVLDIQMPRMDGLTAARRLRSTGVTTPILMLTARDTVGDRVTGLDAGADDYLVKPFELDELFARIRALLRRSSYAAAAIGAEDDDVLSFADLRMNLATREVTRGSRQVELTRTEFTLLEMFLAHPRQVLTREQILKAVWGFDFEPSSNSLDVYVMYLRRKTEAGGEPRLVHTVRGVGYALRTGGAE; encoded by the coding sequence ATGAGTCCCGCCGAAGGCGAACGTGACCGCGAGCAGCAGCGCATCCTGATCGTCGACGACGAACCCGCCGTACGCGAGGCGCTGCAACGCAGTCTCGCCTTCGAGGGCTACGGCACGGAGGTCGCGGTCGACGGCCACGACGCGCTGGAGAAGGCGGCGGCCTACCGGCCCGACCTGGTCGTACTCGACATCCAGATGCCGAGGATGGACGGGCTGACGGCGGCCCGCAGGCTCAGGTCCACCGGCGTGACCACACCGATCCTGATGCTCACCGCCCGCGACACCGTGGGCGACCGGGTCACCGGTCTTGACGCGGGCGCCGACGACTACCTCGTGAAACCCTTCGAGCTGGACGAACTGTTCGCCAGGATCAGGGCGCTGCTGCGGCGCAGCTCGTACGCGGCGGCGGCGATCGGCGCGGAGGACGATGACGTACTGTCCTTCGCCGACCTGCGGATGAACCTCGCCACCCGTGAGGTGACCAGGGGCAGCAGGCAGGTCGAGCTGACCAGGACGGAGTTCACCCTCCTTGAGATGTTCCTGGCCCACCCGCGCCAGGTCCTCACCCGCGAGCAGATCCTCAAGGCCGTATGGGGCTTCGACTTCGAGCCCAGCTCCAACTCCCTCGACGTGTACGTGATGTACCTGCGCCGCAAGACGGAGGCGGGCGGCGAGCCGCGCCTCGTCCACACCGTGCGGGGCGTCGGCTACGCACTGCGTACGGGCGGCGCGGAGTGA
- a CDS encoding response regulator transcription factor has translation MSSLLLLTNALQPSTEVLPALGLLLHNVRVAPAEGPALVDTPGADVILIDGRRDLPQVRSLCQLLRSTGPGCPLILVVTEGGLAAVTADWGIDDVLLDTAGPAEVEARLRLSMGRQQITADDSPMEIRNGDLSVDEATYSAKLKGRVLDLTFKEFELLKYLAQHPGRVFTRAQLLQEVWGYDYFGGTRTVDVHVRRLRAKLGPENESLIGTVRNVGYRFVTPEKPERKQDRQPERQQERQPEQRTPAAPHSGAPAAAHPTAAHLDRSSAEGSAVRDPAPSVTHSRAK, from the coding sequence ATGAGCTCTCTGCTGCTCCTGACGAACGCCCTTCAGCCGTCGACGGAGGTGCTTCCCGCTCTCGGCCTGCTGCTGCACAACGTGCGGGTGGCCCCCGCCGAGGGCCCCGCCCTGGTCGACACCCCCGGTGCCGACGTCATCCTGATCGACGGCCGCCGTGACCTGCCCCAGGTCAGGTCCCTGTGCCAGCTCCTGCGCTCCACGGGCCCCGGCTGCCCCCTGATCCTCGTCGTCACCGAGGGCGGCCTCGCGGCCGTCACCGCCGACTGGGGCATCGACGACGTCCTGCTCGACACCGCGGGCCCCGCGGAGGTCGAGGCGCGGCTGCGGCTCTCCATGGGACGCCAGCAGATCACCGCGGACGACAGCCCGATGGAGATCCGCAACGGCGACCTCTCCGTGGACGAGGCCACCTACAGCGCCAAACTCAAGGGCCGGGTCCTCGACCTGACCTTCAAGGAGTTCGAGCTGCTGAAATACCTGGCACAGCACCCCGGCCGGGTCTTCACCCGCGCCCAGCTGCTCCAGGAGGTGTGGGGGTACGACTACTTCGGCGGTACCCGCACCGTGGACGTGCACGTCAGGCGGTTGCGGGCCAAGCTCGGCCCCGAGAACGAGTCCCTGATCGGCACGGTGCGCAACGTCGGCTACCGCTTCGTCACCCCCGAGAAGCCGGAGCGCAAGCAGGACCGGCAGCCGGAGCGTCAGCAGGAACGGCAGCCTGAGCAGCGCACCCCGGCCGCCCCGCACTCCGGGGCACCGGCCGCCGCCCACCCCACTGCCGCCCACCTCGACCGGTCCTCAGCCGAGGGCTCCGCGGTCCGGGACCCCGCTCCCTCCGTCACGCACTCCCGGGCGAAGTGA